A genomic stretch from Mycosarcoma maydis chromosome 3, whole genome shotgun sequence includes:
- a CDS encoding uncharacterized protein (related to 2,5-diketo-D-gluconic acid reductase), whose translation MTDRFAPLRDEKLTLGSSITMVDGYAMPRFGIGAWDMRGSECKQALLNAFDKAGYRHVDTARYYRNEADCGEAVRECSVPRSELFYTTKVYLNEMGGGSKTRLAVEDSLAKAGLDYLDLVLLHAPDGGKKFRLDSWDTLTELVQEGKVRSLGVSNFGPHHIQELIDSKPKVLPVCNQIECHPFFAQKEVRAASEAHSIIVQAYCPLARGHYYGDPTLKKVAAETGKTEAQVMLRWLVQHGIVALPKSSNLQRQVENAECLTFVLSDEQMKELDALDRGDKGWVEEQCQSQRCE comes from the exons ATGACGGATCGATTTGCACCTCTGCGTGACGAGAAGCTCACGcttggctcgtcgatcacAATGGTTGATGGCTATGCCATGCCTCGCTTCGGCATCGGTGCCTGGGACATGCGTGGTAGCGAATGCAAGCAGGCGCTTCTCAACGCCTTTGACAAAGCAGGCTATCGGCATGTTGATACTGCTCGCTATTACCGAAACGAGGCTGACTGTGGCGAAGCGGTACGCGAATGTAGCGTGCCTCGATCCGAGCTGTTCTACACCACCAAGGTCTATCTCAACGAGATGggtggtggaagcaagACGCGCTTAGCTGTCGAAGACAGTCTCGCCAAAGCGGGTCTTGACTACCTCGACCTTGTTCTCCTGCACGCTCCCGACGGAGGCAAAAAGTTCCGACTGGACTCGTGGGACACCCTCACCGAGCTAGTGCAAGAGGGCAAGGTACGAAGCTTGGGCGTCTCAAACTTTGGACCGCACCACATCCAGGAGCTGATCGATAGCAAGCCAAAAGTGTTGCCCGTATGCAACCAGATCGAGTGTCATCCCTTCTTTGCGCAAAAGGAGGTGAGGGCCGCTTCAGAAGCCCATTCAATTATCGTACAAGCCTACTGTCCACTGGCTCGTGGTCACTATTACGGCGACCCGACGCTCAAGAAAGTGGCTGCCGAGACGGGCAAGACCGAGGCACAGGTAATGCTGCGCTGGTTGGTGCAACACGGTATTGTTGCGCTGCCAAAGAGCAGCAATCTGCAAAGACAGGTTGAGAACGCAGAGTGTCTCACGTTCGTGCTCTCAGACGAGCAGATGAAAG AACTCGACGCTTTGGACCGCGGCGACAAGGGCTGGGTCGAGGAGCAGTGCCAAAGCCAGCGCTGCGAGTAG
- a CDS encoding uncharacterized protein (related to BRE4 - protein involved in endocytosis), giving the protein MTTNDQQQDAQSSKRGSVLLPPSPRPITRRIISDRDHPHSTQSLPSTGTMRPNLWNAVRQRVRVTSALKKPGDSSQRRSRAFEDERRFDDEGITSDTLRSDIDHLLAPGQYAEQWQSLAHLFDAAEGNGSGPSLSRLRQSRRTKRLSLAHQSRNVSSSPSLADVEPSSAERSALFRRPASYVQPSDPENPDDSLASFAGSSSLKGSSSFKLRPRTSSSIREPLVQNRAKRAASALPSMVDSQAPTHSSLHDLFAPRASLSDEPTSLLTNDPDQTPLGEDPLLYSMQHRLLDSDTDSETETDSDIDIDIDSGSGSEGEGDQVQARASSIKPVPDLSYSGINGQYTGHTLASVQSSAGSAGRIGPFRGVIRSVRSVLGGHNLTPLQRSIFKCSLAYLFASLFTYSATLSRWLASFLPNNDPDGDVPFSNLHMIATVAVYFHPAKTLGAMIEADLFALGAFVYAITLGFCSMAVAVFLHETDRIVISDIVSVLFFLGIGIALVGYAKIKVAKPQFNTACSLISIIVFTVVVKEGSLHLGHFSTEKTFQVTLVVLMGSLISNVVCFCVWPQSATSNLQGDIVRNLRGFSTLLRVLTKTFLLEDPSNFHFKSDRIKRAIDDHHDSFTSLKKNLEEAKLESLFDLRMRGMSAKYVVATDSLNRLAQHLAGLRSSCGLQHQIMAARREAVRATREAAPDSSRAEHQESTSQDSTTARPTKSRPASTRLAHMFESEPALEPSSQNGKANAFEDFIASVGPHMRSLVFSCCRTLRGLRSTFVARDSTVVSELKPPCTDQNGGSTGTWYNSGATSTGAYVPGSSFDGLHNDISKALRRFQHEQTVAIKRIYTMEPKKMAQKLDGDEIVQSTEDGEGAVSSLMQDKQGDEDVFLIFFFVFNLEEFAKELEVLVEALEEIRQAEERIALARQTSTWMRVRLFGGTLGTMVSEYASMLGWRWGTGSRSAKRDRGYSKASKASRAAKRMTTPLDFPSNRRHAVDTHQTPKAMTWKDKLQRLVWQVGEFFRQPDTKFAIKAGLGSALLASPAFFPSTRPMFTKFQGQWALVSFMVVLSPTVGQSNHMSLHRIMGTIMGACAAVSIYKLFPDNHIALPIFGMLFSIPCFRYIVGKPQLASSGRFVLLTYNLTALYSYNLRKTGIEVEQIAYQRTVSVIVGVLWATILNQLVWPFEARRQLALGVSDVLFKLAWLYQRLVLSYSRDPSQVGSQRLDAGEAYDDEDGDEQDNDSDDQDDEEAALLSTFASGHGDEFQAIELHLQVSLIKLEGLLAQTKNEPRLKGPFPVATYRSMLSCCQNILDKLHSMRCVTARQDWYRHVRRDFVIPVNAERREMVGNVLLYFYTLGSAFHLKSPVPPYFPPAGQCRARLLDRIRELPVVKRRAVRGSSAYLLFYSYALAMKDVIDQLDSLGRLTQQNFGVWGGSVDDFERHFMVSANSAAPSPLASRKPSTTKLQSSRCR; this is encoded by the coding sequence ATGACAACCAACGATCAGCAACAAGATGCTCAGTCATCAAAGAGAGGCTCGGTTCTTCTCCCGCCGTCGCCGCGACCCATCACCCGTCGCATCATCTCGGATCGCGACCATCCGCACAGCACCCAGTCCCTTCCATCCACCGGCACCATGCGACCCAATCTATGGAATGCCGTACGTCAGCGTGTCCGTGTTACCTCTGCGCTCAAGAAACCAGGCGACTCTTCCCAACGTCGATCTCGCGCTTTTGAGGATGAGCGTAGATTCGACGATGAGGGCATCACCTCGGATACGCTTCGCTCCGATATTGACCATCTCTTGGCACCAGGACAGTACGCAGAACAATGGCAATCGCTCGCTCACTTGTTTGACGCTGCTGAGGGAAACGGTTCTGGTCCATCTCTCTCGAGACTGCGGCAAAGCAGGAGGACGAAACGCCTTTCCTTGGCTCACCAAAGTCGCAATGTGTCGTCCTCACCCTCACTAGCGGATGTGGAACCGTCTTCCGCTGAAAGATCTGCTCTCTTTCGGCGACCAGCGTCATACGTACAGCCCAGTGATCCAGAAAATCCCGACGACTCGCTTGCCAGTTTCGCAGGGTCTTCTTCGCTCAAaggcagctcgagcttcaagCTTCGGCCTCGCACATCGTCTTCCATCCGAGAGCCGCTCGTGCAAAATCGAGCAAAGAGGGCAGCGTCTGCACTGCCCTCGATGGTGGACTCACAAGCCCCTACTCACTCCAGCTTGCACGATTTGTTTGCTCCTCGTGCGTCACTAAGCGATGAGCCCACCAGTCTCTTGACAAACGATCCTGATCAAACGCCTCTCGGCGAGGATCCATTGCTCTATTCAATGCAACATCGTCTTCTGGACAGCGACACTGACTCCGAGACCGAAACTGACAGcgacatcgacatcgacatcgacagcggcagcggcagcgaggGCGAGGGCGATCAGGTTCAAGCCAGAGCATCCAGCATCAAGCCCGTCCCTGATCTTAGCTACAGTGGCATCAATGGGCAGTACACGGGCCACACGCTGGCGTCAGTGCAGTCGTCCGCTGGCTCGGCTGGCCGGATCGGACCTTTTCGCGGCGTCATCCGCTCAGTAAGATCTGTACTGGGCGGCCATAATCTCACGCCACTTCAACGAAGCATCTTCAAGTGCTCTCTCGCCTATCTTTTCGCCTCTCTCTTCACCTATTCTGCCACCTTGAGCCGCTGGCTAGCAAGCTTTCTGCCCAATAATGATCCTGATGGCGATGTGCCATTTTCCAACTTACACATGATCGCCACTGTAGCTGTCTACTTCCACCCTGCCAAAACGCTGGGTGCTATGATCGAGGCCGATCtcttcgctctcggcgCTTTCGTTTATGCAATCACTCTCGGATTCTGTTCCATGGCCGTCGCTGTCTTTCTGCACGAGACCGATCGCATCGTCATCTCGGACATTGTCAGcgtcctcttcttccttgGCATTGGCATCGCGCTCGTCGGCTACGCCAAAATCAAAGTCGCCAAACCGCAGTTCAATACAGCCtgctcgctcatctcgatcatcgTTTTCACCGTCGTAGTCAAAGAGGGTTCactccatctcggccacTTTTCAACGGAAAAAACGTTCCAAGTGACACTGGTCGTGCTGATGGGCTCCTTGATCAGTAATGtcgtctgcttctgcgTGTGGCCGCAAAGCGCCACTTCGAATCTGCAAGGCGACATAGTGCGTAATCTGCGCGGTTTCTCCACCCTTTTGCGTGTCCTCACAAAGACATTCCTGCTCGAGGACCCTTCCAACTTCCACTTTAAGAGCGATCGCATCAAGcgcgccatcgacgaccaCCACGACAGTTTTACCTCTCTCAAAAAGAACCTGGAagaggccaagctcgagtcgtTGTTCGACTTGAGAATGCGTGGCATGAGCGCAAAGTATGTCGTAGCTACCGACTCACTCAATCGACTCGCACAGCACCTCGCAGGTCTTCGAAGCAGCTGCGGTCTACAGCATCAGATCATGGCTGCGCGCAGAGAAGCGGTGCGAGCAACTAGAGAGGCGGCGCCAGATTCATCTCGTGCTGAACATCAGGAATCTACATCACAAGACAGTACAACAGCACGTCCCACCAAATCTCGCCCAGCTTCAACGAGACTGGCCCATATGTTCGAATCAGAACCCGCTCTCGAGCCCTCCAGCCAAAACGGCAAGGCAAATGCATTTGAGGATTTCATCGCTAGTGTCGGGCCGCATATGCGCAGCCTTGTGTTTTCTTGCTGTCGTACGCTTCGAGGCTTGCGATCAACCTTTGTGGCACGCGATTCCACCGTGGTCTCTGAGCTCAAGCCACCTTGTACGGATCAGAACGGAGGCAGCACAGGTACCTGGTATAATTCTGGTGCTACGTCAACTGGCGCTTACGTGCCAGGCTCCAGCTTTGATGGCCTCCACAATGATATCTCCAAGGCATTGCGCAGATTTCAACACGAGCAGACGGTTGCCATCAAGCGCATCTATACCATGGAGCCCAAGAAGATGGCCCAGAagctcgatggcgatgagATTGTCCAAAGCACTGAAGACGGCGAAGGAGCGGTCAGCAGCCTGATGCAAGACAAGCAAGGAGACGAAGACGTCTTTCTGATCTTTTTCTTCGTCTTCAATCTGGAAGAATTtgccaaggagctcgaagtgctggtggaagcgctcgaaGAGATTCGCCAAGCAGAAGAGCGCATTGCGCTGGCGAGGCAGACGTCTACATGGATGCGTGTTCGTCTGTTTGGTGGAACGCTTGGCACCATGGTATCCGAATATGCTTCTATGCTCGGCTGGAGATGGGGTACgggcagcagaagcgccaAGAGAGACCGCGGATACAGCAAAGCGTCGAAAGCCTCGAGGGCAGCCAAAAGGATGACGACACCGCTCGACTTCCCCTCGAATCGACGACATGCCGTTGACACGCATCAAACGCCCAAGGCAATGACTTGGAAAGACAAGCTGCAGCGACTAGTCTGGCAGGTAGGAGAATTTTTCCGTCAGCCGGATACCAAGTTTGCGATCAAGGCGGGTCTCGGAAGCGCTCTGTTGGCGAGTCCTGCTTTCTTTCCTTCGACGCGACCGATGTTTACGAAGTTCCAAGGCCAGTGGGCGTTGGTCAGCTTCATGGTGGTGCTTTCGCCGACAGTGGGGCAATCGAACCACATGAGCCTTCATCGTATCATGGGGACCATCATGGGAGCTTGTGCTGCGGTCAGCATTTACAAGTTGTTTCCAGACAACCACATTGCGTTGCCCATCTTCGGAATGCTCTTCTCGATTCCATGCTTCCGCTACATTGTGGGAAAGCCGCAGCTGGCGTCGAGTGGGCGCTTTGTGCTGCTCACGTACAACCTGACGGCGCTGTACAGCTACAATCTTCGCAAGACGGGCATCGAGGTAGAGCAGATCGCTTACCAACGCACCGTGTCGGTGATTGTGGGTGTGCTTTGGGCAACAATTCTCAATCAGCTCGTGTGGCCGTTTGAGGCACGACGGCAGCTGGCGCTGGGCGTGTCCGACGTGCTGTTCAAGCTGGCATGGCTCTACCAGCGACTAGTTCTGTCGTATTCGCGTGACCCATCGCAGGTAGGATCGCAGCGACTCGACGCCGGCGAGGCttacgacgacgaggatggcgacgagcaggacaATGATAgcgacgatcaagacgacgaagaagcggcTCTGCTGAGCACGTTTGCGTCGGGGCACGGCGACGAGTTTCAGGCGATTGAGCTGCACCTGCAGGTGTCGCTGATCAAGTTGGAAGGGCTTCTGGCGCAGACGAAAAATGAGCCGCGGCTGAAAGGGCCGTTCCCCGTCGCCACGTATCGCTCGATGCTGTCTTGCTGTCAAAACATCTTGGACAAGCTGCACAGCATGCGATGCGTGACTGCACGTCAGGACTGGTACCGGCATGTACGACGCGACTTTGTGATCCCGGTGAATGCGGAGCGACGCGAGATGGTGGGAAATGTTCTTCTCTACTTTTACACGCTCGGCTCGGCGTTTCATCTGAAAAGCCCGGTGCCTCCGTACTTTCCACCGGCTGGCcaatgccgagctcgactgcTGGATCGGATCCGGGAGCTGCCGGTGGTGAAGCGAAGGGCAGTGCGTGGATCGAGTGCGTACCTGCTATTCTACTCGTATGCGTTGGCGATGAAGGACGTGATCGATCAGCTGGATTCGCTGGGCAGGTTGACACAGCAGAATTTTGGTGTGTGGggcggcagcgtcgacgattTCGAGCGACACTTTATGGTGAGCGCAAACTCGGCTGCGCCGAGTCCGCTTGCTAGCAGAAAGCCATCCACGACGAAGCTGCAGTCATCTCGCTGCAGGTAG
- a CDS encoding protein-S-isoprenylcysteine carboxyl O-methyltransferase (related to STE14 - farnesyl cysteine carboxyl-methyltransferase), with amino-acid sequence MTDPTATSSPASSIDTHHARTTSSKVAAGAESSGKRGKQAQLSPHAPSWLEWLSDKYTIQYVIPAAYAPAALQVVNTAFPLGIIFGLVLPRTLCFLRDTLTGASLASSWTETPWWAWPQLHIYLFSWVIFHVLEFSVTASYNPTRLFSDSFLLNNGIHYHVAHVVSLLEFSLTAHLYPAWKVPSLFTLAGIVLIVFGQTMRSLAMIHAHNNFSHILAFQKRTDHELVTTGVYAWTRHPSYVGFSYWAVGTQLMLGNKLTMIGFVATLWLFFSRRIKAEEKSLVEFFGQEYEVYRSKVGTGLPLIW; translated from the coding sequence ATGACAGATCCAACGGCGACATCTTCGCCCGCCTCGAGTATCGACACTCACCATGCTCGTACTACGTCATCGAAGGTGGCGGCGGGCGCAGAATCGAGCGGAAAGCGTGgaaagcaagcgcagctATCGCCACACGCTCCAAGCTGGCTTGAGTGGCTGTCGGACAAGTACACGATCCAGTACGTGATCCCAGCCGCGTATGCACCCGCTGCGCTTCAAGTCGTCAATACCGCCTTCCCACTCGGCATCATTTTCGGACTGGTACTTCCACGAACGCTTTGTTTTCTCAGAGATACGCTCACAGGGGCATCTCTGGCTTCATCCTGGACGGAAACACCGTGGTGGGCATggccgcagctgcacaTCTACCTGTTCAGCTGGGTCATTTTCCACGTGCTCGAATTCAGCGTGACCGCATCGTACAATCCTACACGGCTCTTCTCGGACAGCTTCCTACTTAACAACGGTATCCATTACCACGTGGCACATGTCGTCTCCCTGCTCGAATTCTCGCTCACCGCCCACCTCTACCCAGCGTGGAAAGTACCTTCGCTGTTTACTTTGGCAGggatcgtcttgatcgtgtTTGGCCAGACGATGAGAAGCTTGGCCATGATTCACGCGCACAACAATTTCAGTCACATTCTTGCGTTTCAGAAGCGCACGGATCATGAGCTGGTTACCACGGGCGTTTATGCATGGACGAGGCACCCGAGTTACGTGGGGTTCAGCTACTGGGCTGTGGGCACACAGCTCATGTTGGGTAACAAGCTGACTATGATCGGGTTTGTGGCGACGCTCTGGCTGTTTTTCAGTAGGAGGATCAAAGCCGAGGAGAAGAGCTTGGTCGAGTTCTTTGGGCAGGAGTACGAGGTGTATAGGAGCAAAGTGGGCACTGGGCTGCCTTTGATTTGGTGA